Proteins encoded within one genomic window of Elephas maximus indicus isolate mEleMax1 chromosome 21, mEleMax1 primary haplotype, whole genome shotgun sequence:
- the LOC126065193 gene encoding ATP-dependent RNA helicase DDX19A isoform X1, whose protein sequence is MATDSWALAVDEQEAAVKSLSSLQIKEEKIKPDTNGVIKTNATSEKTYEEEKEDRAAQSLLNKLIRSNLVDNTNQVEVLQRDPNSPLYSVKSFEELRLKPQLLQGVYAMGFNRPSKIQENALPMMLAEPPQNLIAQSQSGTGKTAAFVLAMLSRVEPADRYAQCLCLSPTYELALQTGKVIEQMGKFYPELKLAYAVRGNKLERGQKISEQIVIGTPGTVLDWCAKLKFIDPKKIKVFVLDEADVMIATQGHQDQSIRIQRMLPRNCQMLLFSATFEDSVWKFAQKVVPDPNIIKLKREEETLDTIKQYYVLCSNRDEKFQALCNLYGAITIAQAMIFCHTRKTASWLAAELSKEGHQVALLSGEMMVEQRAAVIERFREGKEKVLVTTNVCARGIDVEQVSVVINFDLPVDKDGNPDNETYLHRIGRTGRFGKRGLAVNMVDSKHSMNILNRIQEHFNKKIERLDTDDLDEIEKITN, encoded by the exons ATGGCCACCGACTCCTGGGCTCTGGCGGTTGACGAGCAAGAAGCAGCTGTCAAGTCG CTGAGCAGCTTGCAGATCAAGGAAGAGAAAATCAAACCAGATACCAATG GTGTTATCAAAACCAATGCCACTTCAGAAAAAACATACGAAGAAGAGAAAG aggacagagctgCCCAGTCCTTACTCAACAAGCTAATCAGAAGCAACCTTGTCGATAACACAAACCAGGTGGAAGTCCTGCAGCGGGATCCAAATTCTCCCCTCTACtctgtgaagtcttttgaagagctCCGGCT GAAACCACAGCTTCTCCAGGGAGTCTATGCCATGGGCTTCAATCGACCCTCCAAGATACAAGAGAATGCATTACCCATGATGCTTGCTGAACC CCCACAGAACCTGATTGCCCAGTCTcagtctggtactggtaaaacGGCTGCCTTTGTCTTGGCCATGCTCAGCAGAGTGGAACCAGCAGACAGATATGCccag TGTTTGTGCCTCTCCCCAACATACGAGCTGGCTCTTCAAACTGGAAAAGTGATTGAACAGATGGGCAAATTTTATCCAGAGCTAAAGCTTGCCTATGCTGTTCGAGGCAATAAAT TGGAAAGAGGACAGAAGATCAGTGAGCAGATTGTCATTGGCACCCCTGGGACTGTCCTGGACTGGTGCGCCAAGCTCAAGTTCATTGACCCCAAGAAGATCAAGGTGTTTGTTCTAGATGAGGCTGATGTGATGATAGCCACTCAGGGCCACCAAGATCAGAGCATCCGCATCCAGAG GATGCTGCCCAGGAACTGCCAGATGCTGCTTTTCTCTGCCACCTTCGAAGACTCTGTATGGAAGTTTGCCCAGAAAGTGGTCCCAGACCCAAATATTATCAAATTGAAGCGTGAGGAGGAGACATTGGACACCATCAAGCAGTATTACGTCCTATGCAGTAACAGAGACGAGAAGTTCCAGGCCTTGTGTAACCTCTACGGGGCCATCACCATTGCTCAAGCCATGATCTTCTGCCAT ACACGCAAGACAGCTAGTTGGCTGGCAGCAGAGCTCTCAAAAGAAGGCCACCAGGTGGCTCTGCTGAGTGGTGAAATGATGGTGGAGCAGAGAGCTGCAGTAATTGAGCGCTTCAGAGAAGGCAAAGAGAAGGTTCTGGTGACCACCAATGTGTGTGCCCGTG GTATTGATGTGGAACAAGTGTCTGTCGTCATCAACTTTGACCTTCCCGTGGACAAGGATGGGAACCCGGACAACGAGACCTACCTGCACCGGATCGGGCGCACTGGCCGCTTTGGCAAGAGGGGCCTGGCCGTGAACATGGTAGACAGCAAGCACAGCATGAACATCCTGAACAGGATCCAGGAGCATTTTA ataagaAGATAGAAAGATTGGACACAGATGATTTAGACGAGATTGAGAAAATCACCAACTGA
- the LOC126065193 gene encoding ATP-dependent RNA helicase DDX19A isoform X2 — MSGTFLIRKPQLLQGVYAMGFNRPSKIQENALPMMLAEPPQNLIAQSQSGTGKTAAFVLAMLSRVEPADRYAQCLCLSPTYELALQTGKVIEQMGKFYPELKLAYAVRGNKLERGQKISEQIVIGTPGTVLDWCAKLKFIDPKKIKVFVLDEADVMIATQGHQDQSIRIQRMLPRNCQMLLFSATFEDSVWKFAQKVVPDPNIIKLKREEETLDTIKQYYVLCSNRDEKFQALCNLYGAITIAQAMIFCHTRKTASWLAAELSKEGHQVALLSGEMMVEQRAAVIERFREGKEKVLVTTNVCARGIDVEQVSVVINFDLPVDKDGNPDNETYLHRIGRTGRFGKRGLAVNMVDSKHSMNILNRIQEHFNKKIERLDTDDLDEIEKITN, encoded by the exons ATGTCAGGAACATTTCTTATTAG GAAACCACAGCTTCTCCAGGGAGTCTATGCCATGGGCTTCAATCGACCCTCCAAGATACAAGAGAATGCATTACCCATGATGCTTGCTGAACC CCCACAGAACCTGATTGCCCAGTCTcagtctggtactggtaaaacGGCTGCCTTTGTCTTGGCCATGCTCAGCAGAGTGGAACCAGCAGACAGATATGCccag TGTTTGTGCCTCTCCCCAACATACGAGCTGGCTCTTCAAACTGGAAAAGTGATTGAACAGATGGGCAAATTTTATCCAGAGCTAAAGCTTGCCTATGCTGTTCGAGGCAATAAAT TGGAAAGAGGACAGAAGATCAGTGAGCAGATTGTCATTGGCACCCCTGGGACTGTCCTGGACTGGTGCGCCAAGCTCAAGTTCATTGACCCCAAGAAGATCAAGGTGTTTGTTCTAGATGAGGCTGATGTGATGATAGCCACTCAGGGCCACCAAGATCAGAGCATCCGCATCCAGAG GATGCTGCCCAGGAACTGCCAGATGCTGCTTTTCTCTGCCACCTTCGAAGACTCTGTATGGAAGTTTGCCCAGAAAGTGGTCCCAGACCCAAATATTATCAAATTGAAGCGTGAGGAGGAGACATTGGACACCATCAAGCAGTATTACGTCCTATGCAGTAACAGAGACGAGAAGTTCCAGGCCTTGTGTAACCTCTACGGGGCCATCACCATTGCTCAAGCCATGATCTTCTGCCAT ACACGCAAGACAGCTAGTTGGCTGGCAGCAGAGCTCTCAAAAGAAGGCCACCAGGTGGCTCTGCTGAGTGGTGAAATGATGGTGGAGCAGAGAGCTGCAGTAATTGAGCGCTTCAGAGAAGGCAAAGAGAAGGTTCTGGTGACCACCAATGTGTGTGCCCGTG GTATTGATGTGGAACAAGTGTCTGTCGTCATCAACTTTGACCTTCCCGTGGACAAGGATGGGAACCCGGACAACGAGACCTACCTGCACCGGATCGGGCGCACTGGCCGCTTTGGCAAGAGGGGCCTGGCCGTGAACATGGTAGACAGCAAGCACAGCATGAACATCCTGAACAGGATCCAGGAGCATTTTA ataagaAGATAGAAAGATTGGACACAGATGATTTAGACGAGATTGAGAAAATCACCAACTGA